Proteins co-encoded in one Tursiops truncatus isolate mTurTru1 chromosome 17, mTurTru1.mat.Y, whole genome shotgun sequence genomic window:
- the OTUD6B gene encoding deubiquitinase OTUD6B isoform X1, which produces MEAVLTEELDEEEQLVRRHRKEKKDLQAKIQGMKNAVPKNDKKRRKQLTEDVAKLEAEMEQKHKEELEQLKQTSKESKIDSVAVNISNLVLENQPFRISKAQKRRDKKAALEKEREERIAEAEIENLTGARHVESEKLAQILAARQLEIKQIPSDGHCMYRAIEDQLKEQDCSLTVAALRCQTADYMQSHVEDFLPFLTNPNTGDMYTSEEFGKYCDDIINTASWGGQLELRALSHILRTPIEIIQADSPPLVVGEEYPKNPLILVYMRHAYGLGEHYNSVKRLVNTASENCS; this is translated from the exons ATGGAGGCAGTCTTGACTGAGGAGCTTGATGAGGAGGAGCAGCTGGTGAGAAGGCATCGCAAAGAGAAGAAGGATTTGCAAG CCAAAATTCAGGGTATGAAGAATGCTGTCCCCAAGAATGACAAAAAGAGGAGGAAGCAACTTACTGAAGATGTTGCTAAGTTAGAAGCAGAAATGGAACAGAAACATAAAGAGGAGCTGGAGCAATTGAAGCAGACTTCTAAGGAGAGTAAA ATAGATTCTGTTGCTGTCAATATTTCAAACTTGGTTCTTGAGAATCAGCCGTTTCGGATATCAAAAGCACAAAAGAGACGG GACAAAAAAGCTGCACTGGAAAAGGAGCGGGAAGAAAGGATAGCTGAAGCTGAAATTGAAAACTTAACTGGAGCTAGACATGTAGAAAGTGAAAAACTTGCTCAAATATTGGCAGCTAGACAGTTGGAAATTAAACAGATTCCATCTGATGGCCACTGTATGTATAGAGCCATTGAAGATCAACTGAAAGAACAGGACTGCAGTCTGACTGTGGCTGCCTTAAGATGTCAGACTGCTGACTATATGCAAAGCCACGTGGAAGACTTTCTGCCATTTTTAACAAATCCTAATACAGGAGATATGTATACTTcag AAGAGTTTGGAAAATACTGTGATGATATCATAAACACCGCTTCATGGGGAGGTCAGCTTGAG ctaaGAGCCCTGTCTCACATTTTACGAACACCAATAGAGATAATACAGGCAGATTCTCCTCCTCTTGTAGTTGGTGAAGAATATCCAAAAAACCCATTAATACTTGT ttatatgAGACATGCATATGGCTTAGGAGAACACTACAATTCTGTTAAACGGTTGGTGAACACAGCTAGTGAAAATTGCAGCTAG
- the OTUD6B gene encoding deubiquitinase OTUD6B isoform X3 — protein sequence MIFKDKKAALEKEREERIAEAEIENLTGARHVESEKLAQILAARQLEIKQIPSDGHCMYRAIEDQLKEQDCSLTVAALRCQTADYMQSHVEDFLPFLTNPNTGDMYTSEEFGKYCDDIINTASWGGQLELRALSHILRTPIEIIQADSPPLVVGEEYPKNPLILVYMRHAYGLGEHYNSVKRLVNTASENCS from the exons ATGATATTCAAG GACAAAAAAGCTGCACTGGAAAAGGAGCGGGAAGAAAGGATAGCTGAAGCTGAAATTGAAAACTTAACTGGAGCTAGACATGTAGAAAGTGAAAAACTTGCTCAAATATTGGCAGCTAGACAGTTGGAAATTAAACAGATTCCATCTGATGGCCACTGTATGTATAGAGCCATTGAAGATCAACTGAAAGAACAGGACTGCAGTCTGACTGTGGCTGCCTTAAGATGTCAGACTGCTGACTATATGCAAAGCCACGTGGAAGACTTTCTGCCATTTTTAACAAATCCTAATACAGGAGATATGTATACTTcag AAGAGTTTGGAAAATACTGTGATGATATCATAAACACCGCTTCATGGGGAGGTCAGCTTGAG ctaaGAGCCCTGTCTCACATTTTACGAACACCAATAGAGATAATACAGGCAGATTCTCCTCCTCTTGTAGTTGGTGAAGAATATCCAAAAAACCCATTAATACTTGT ttatatgAGACATGCATATGGCTTAGGAGAACACTACAATTCTGTTAAACGGTTGGTGAACACAGCTAGTGAAAATTGCAGCTAG
- the OTUD6B gene encoding deubiquitinase OTUD6B isoform X2, translating to MKNAVPKNDKKRRKQLTEDVAKLEAEMEQKHKEELEQLKQTSKESKIDSVAVNISNLVLENQPFRISKAQKRRDKKAALEKEREERIAEAEIENLTGARHVESEKLAQILAARQLEIKQIPSDGHCMYRAIEDQLKEQDCSLTVAALRCQTADYMQSHVEDFLPFLTNPNTGDMYTSEEFGKYCDDIINTASWGGQLELRALSHILRTPIEIIQADSPPLVVGEEYPKNPLILVYMRHAYGLGEHYNSVKRLVNTASENCS from the exons ATGAAGAATGCTGTCCCCAAGAATGACAAAAAGAGGAGGAAGCAACTTACTGAAGATGTTGCTAAGTTAGAAGCAGAAATGGAACAGAAACATAAAGAGGAGCTGGAGCAATTGAAGCAGACTTCTAAGGAGAGTAAA ATAGATTCTGTTGCTGTCAATATTTCAAACTTGGTTCTTGAGAATCAGCCGTTTCGGATATCAAAAGCACAAAAGAGACGG GACAAAAAAGCTGCACTGGAAAAGGAGCGGGAAGAAAGGATAGCTGAAGCTGAAATTGAAAACTTAACTGGAGCTAGACATGTAGAAAGTGAAAAACTTGCTCAAATATTGGCAGCTAGACAGTTGGAAATTAAACAGATTCCATCTGATGGCCACTGTATGTATAGAGCCATTGAAGATCAACTGAAAGAACAGGACTGCAGTCTGACTGTGGCTGCCTTAAGATGTCAGACTGCTGACTATATGCAAAGCCACGTGGAAGACTTTCTGCCATTTTTAACAAATCCTAATACAGGAGATATGTATACTTcag AAGAGTTTGGAAAATACTGTGATGATATCATAAACACCGCTTCATGGGGAGGTCAGCTTGAG ctaaGAGCCCTGTCTCACATTTTACGAACACCAATAGAGATAATACAGGCAGATTCTCCTCCTCTTGTAGTTGGTGAAGAATATCCAAAAAACCCATTAATACTTGT ttatatgAGACATGCATATGGCTTAGGAGAACACTACAATTCTGTTAAACGGTTGGTGAACACAGCTAGTGAAAATTGCAGCTAG